The following proteins come from a genomic window of Trifolium pratense cultivar HEN17-A07 linkage group LG4, ARS_RC_1.1, whole genome shotgun sequence:
- the LOC123923197 gene encoding uncharacterized protein LOC123923197, with protein sequence MYKRGLTQAKQSTINGAYKKETREDACKDIALFFYNNAIPFNVARSDEYLKMFDNVTKHGIGFKPPSYHEIRVKYLDHYYGEISKVVAGYRADWEKYGCTIMTDGWTDRKRRTILNFLVHSPKGTVFLKSIDASDITKTADKVFKMIDDVVEEVGEENVVQVVTDNAANYKAAVELLMQKRSNLYWTPCAAHCIDLMLEDFEKKIPLHKETIPKGKKITTYIYGRTSLICMLHRFTKNVDLIRPSLTRFATSYLTLGCLNDHRDELISMFKSNEWKTSKLAKSKDGIVVQKIVLNKMFWKNVLTCLRGAFPLIKVLRMVDSEEKAAMGYLYEEMDLAKENIKSSFNGVARSYTPLWNIIDQRWDKQLHRPLHAAGLYLNPKIHYAPGFVDDDEVTDGMYDCLLRLVDDPEKRAKVDYQLEDFKARKSNFGNEFATFALGNKTLTQWWESYGNKHKELQWFALRVLSLTCSSSGCERNWSAFERVHTKKRNRLKQITMNKVVFVMVNSKLGKTKIKRKSANYEIEEINSEDEGEEWIENVEDEEDEGDDTSLDVGQDASIGDVLGDDLELPPIDEEDDDDVVEENEDEDGDLDDYQDVGLEDILNV encoded by the exons ATGTACAAAAGAGGGCTGACACAAGCTAAACAAAGCACAATCAATGGTGCCTATAAGAAAGAAACCAGAGAAGATGCTTGTAAGGATATTGctcttttcttttacaataaTGCTATTCCTTTTAATGTTGCTAGGTCTGATGAGTACCTTAAGATGTTTGACAATGTTACAAAACATGGTATAGGGTTTAAACCACCTTCTTATCATGAAATTCGAGTTAAATATTTGGACCATTATTATGGAGAGATTAGTAAGGTAGTTGCTGGATATAGGGCAGATTGGGAGAAATATGGTTGCACAATAATGACGGATGGTTGGACAGATAGGAAGAGAAGAActatattgaatttcttggtacATAGTCCAAAGGGAACTGTATTTCTAAAGTCCATTGATGCATCCGATATAACCAAGACTGCAGACAAAGTTTTCAAGATgattgatgatgttgttgaagAGGTTGGAGAGGAAAATGTTGTCCAAGTTGTTACGGACAATGCGGCGAATTACAAAGCAGCCGTAGAATTGTTAATGCAAAAAAGAAGTAACTTGTATTGGACACCATGTGCCGCACATTGCATCGATTTGATGTTAGAAGATTTTGAGAAGAAGATCCCTCTCCACAAAGAAACAATTCCTAAGGGAAAGAAGATCACCACCTACATTTATGGTAGAACAAGTCTTATTTGTATGTTGCATAGGTTCACTAAGAATGTTGATTTGATTCGACCTTCATTGACCCGTTTTGCGACATCTTACTTGACATTGGGTTGTTTGAATGATCACCGAGATGAGTTGATATCTATGTTCAAATCAAATGAGTGGAAGACTAGCAAACTTGCTAAGAGTAAAGATGGGATTGTTGTGCAAAAGATTGTTTTGAACAAAATGTTTTGGAAGAATGTTTTGACTTGTCTAAGAGGTGCTTTTCCACTTATTAAAGTGTTGCGCATGGTGGATTCGGAAGAGAAGGCAGCCATGGGGTATCTTTATGAAGAAATGGATCTTGCAAAAGAGAATATCAAATCAAGCTTTAATGGAGTTGCTAGGAG CTACACTCCCCTTTGGAATATAATTGATCAAAGGTGGGATAAGCAACTTCATAGGCCACTACATGCTGCAGGCCTTTATTTGAACCCCAAGATACATTATGCTCCGGGATtcgttgatgatgatgaagttacGGATGGCATGTATGATTGTTTGCTTAGATTGGTGGATGATCCGGAAAAAAGAGCCAAAGTTGATTACCAACTTGAGGATTTCAAAGCGAGGAAATCAAACTTTGGTAATGAATTTGCTACATTTGCACTTGGAAATAAAACACTAACACAATGGTGGGAATCTTATGGAAATAAACATAAAGAATTGCAATGGTTCGCTTTGCGAGTACTTAGTTTGACATGTAGCTCATCGGGGTGTGAACGGAATTGGAGTGCTTTTGAAAGG GTTCACACTAAGAAGAGGAATCGCTTGAAGCAAATCACAATGAATAAGGTAGTTTTTGTGATGGTTAACTCAAAATTGGGAAAGACTAAGATTAAGAGAAAAAGTGCTAACTATGAGATTGAAGAAATTAATTCCGAAGATGAAGGGGAAGAATGGATTGAGAATGTGGAGGATGAGGAAGATGAAGGAGATGACACTTCACTTGATGTTGGACAAGATGCTAGTATCGGTgatgttcttggtgatgatttGGAACTTCCTCCcattgatgaagaagatgatgatgatgtcgTTGAAGAGAATGAGGATGAAGATGGTGATCTTGATGACTATCAAGATGTTGGATTGGAAGATATTTTGAATGTCTAG
- the LOC123922181 gene encoding uncharacterized protein LOC123922181: MASTSNVGASSAATVNEAPPSASAARVRVPPKNASGNKTDPAWEYATSIDIKTRKVKCKLCDWEFTGNAFRIKHHLAGTNSNVRPCPNCPPEVRKKFLVITDGLQEKEKERVKES, translated from the exons ATGGCTTCAACCTCAAATGTTGGAGCTTCTTCTGCTGCCACTGTTAATGAAGCTCCACCTTCTGCTTCTGCTGCTCGTGTTAGGGTTCCTCCTAAAAATGCATCTGGAAACAAGACTGATCCAGCATGGGAATATGCTACATCGATTGATATAAAAACAAGAAAGGTGAAGTGTAAACTTTGTGACTGGGAATTCACAGGAAATGCTTTCAGAATTAAGCATCATTTGGCTGGCACTAATAGTAATGTTAGGCCTTGTCCAAACTGTCCTCCGGAAGTCAGGAAAAAGTTTTTGGTTATTACTGATGGCTTACAAGAGAA GGAAAAAGAAAGAGTCAAGGAGAGCTAG